One segment of Ignavibacteriales bacterium DNA contains the following:
- a CDS encoding T9SS type A sorting domain-containing protein — MNRNLLTLAICVITLGSLSAQSFISKINSNPNPVSSILAEDTVKILAVMVNFQEDRDGATFGNGKFGSIYSLSYGDTILDPLPHDRDYFESHLTFVQNYYQKVSNGKVTVQFTILPDTFSVTKTMRNYSPTPGSDDFTPMGDFAQEVWANADQMYTGFPFADYNLFVIFHAGVGRDISLPGSIGNERDLPSVYLGENSLKKIYGASFNGFPVSNGAFKIKNSMIIPETESRELETITGKSLFEITINGLLVASVASHLGLPDLFDTETGLSAIGRFGLMDGQSIFAYNGCFPSEPSAWEKIYLGWVQPTEISPGIYSLNVVANLAASLSDTVILKVPLNSSEYYLIENRQRDVFQDGAKITYKSNGNIINRTFLKDTEGFYSYNTDSLSGVVLDVDEFDWALPGNGIVIWHIDQNVIDEKLAANKINNDINRRGVDVEEADGIQDIGERFITIFGDEVIGEGTDEDFWYAGNKADLFQNKFSKDTRPNTNTNSGANSLITIKDFSALSNRMSFKVEYGDSVIKPLFSSTVFSSLSGSSITPIESDPKLFAINSDSILVVTNGDSIIGSYVDFSDFKPASAKVGNNTYLIGAKLNNPAQQNPMRINFWYSNGISDTSGSFVVIDKVITTAPVIRKPATENYEVLFGTSDGEIIIYDLESLITQNPVRKNSLVIEPGAQVKKIATFNSKVFATATQITNNTKYDLVYNDGNIIKFNDEELLNISATVDAKGNDISILSSEKLGQYFFYVTTSDKILSEISSPSFEAAKSFALADLKNDGNNYILTTSGNKILAINSNGAAADNFPFVLNDGDEFIGLPLAADIEGDEKSEIIAFTKNGLVYTIDGGTGKVVDGFPISFGSQLLSDGALFYSNNKIGLAGLDQNKIFNGWSISSIPSRIDWAEAFGNGFNSSSLGIASETQKINSFFPTNRAYNYPNPVYNGQTAIRYFVNEDSKINIKIFDLAGDFVAELNANAQGGLDNETIWNVSDIQSGVYLARIEANGSSGKSESVVIKIAVVK, encoded by the coding sequence ATGAATAGAAATCTTCTCACCCTTGCAATTTGTGTAATAACTTTGGGCAGTTTATCTGCCCAAAGTTTTATTAGCAAAATAAATTCTAATCCAAATCCTGTTTCATCCATTCTTGCTGAAGACACAGTAAAAATTTTAGCTGTTATGGTTAATTTTCAGGAAGATAGAGATGGAGCCACATTTGGTAATGGAAAATTTGGGTCAATTTACTCGCTAAGCTATGGCGATACTATCCTAGATCCATTACCACATGATAGAGATTATTTTGAATCTCATCTTACATTTGTTCAAAATTATTACCAAAAAGTTTCTAACGGAAAAGTAACTGTACAGTTCACAATTTTGCCCGATACTTTTTCTGTTACAAAAACAATGAGAAACTATTCACCAACACCAGGTTCTGATGACTTTACTCCAATGGGTGATTTTGCACAAGAGGTTTGGGCAAATGCAGATCAAATGTATACCGGTTTTCCATTTGCAGATTACAATCTTTTTGTAATATTTCACGCGGGTGTTGGAAGAGATATTTCACTGCCGGGTAGTATTGGCAATGAACGTGATTTACCATCTGTTTATCTTGGAGAGAATTCCCTTAAAAAAATATACGGTGCTTCATTTAATGGATTTCCTGTATCAAACGGTGCTTTCAAAATAAAGAATAGTATGATTATTCCTGAAACTGAAAGCAGGGAATTAGAAACCATTACCGGAAAATCTTTATTTGAAATAACCATAAACGGATTATTAGTTGCTAGTGTAGCAAGCCATTTAGGATTGCCTGATTTATTTGATACTGAAACAGGATTGTCTGCAATTGGAAGATTTGGTTTAATGGATGGACAATCAATTTTTGCTTACAACGGATGCTTTCCTTCAGAACCATCTGCGTGGGAAAAAATATATCTTGGCTGGGTGCAGCCAACGGAAATCTCACCTGGAATCTATTCATTAAACGTAGTTGCAAATTTAGCAGCTTCTTTATCTGATACTGTAATTCTTAAAGTACCGCTCAACTCATCAGAATATTATCTAATCGAAAACAGACAAAGAGATGTTTTTCAGGATGGAGCTAAAATAACTTACAAATCCAATGGAAACATTATTAATAGAACATTCTTAAAAGATACGGAAGGGTTTTATAGTTATAATACTGATTCACTTTCCGGCGTCGTGCTTGATGTTGACGAATTTGATTGGGCTCTACCCGGTAATGGGATTGTAATCTGGCATATTGATCAAAATGTTATTGATGAAAAATTAGCTGCTAACAAAATTAATAATGATATAAATAGACGCGGCGTTGATGTTGAAGAAGCTGACGGTATTCAGGATATTGGAGAAAGATTTATAACAATTTTCGGTGATGAAGTTATTGGCGAAGGAACTGATGAGGATTTTTGGTACGCAGGTAACAAAGCTGATTTGTTTCAAAATAAATTTTCAAAAGATACTCGCCCTAATACAAACACAAATTCCGGAGCCAACAGTTTAATTACTATTAAAGATTTTTCAGCATTATCAAATAGAATGTCTTTTAAAGTTGAGTACGGGGATTCAGTAATAAAACCACTTTTTTCATCCACTGTATTTTCATCGTTATCCGGATCAAGTATCACTCCAATTGAAAGTGATCCAAAACTTTTTGCAATAAATTCTGATTCTATTTTAGTAGTTACTAATGGCGATTCAATTATCGGATCATATGTAGATTTTTCAGATTTTAAACCAGCATCTGCTAAGGTTGGAAATAATACATATCTAATCGGGGCAAAATTAAATAATCCAGCTCAACAGAATCCAATGAGAATTAATTTTTGGTATTCAAATGGAATTAGTGATACCAGCGGAAGTTTTGTTGTGATTGATAAAGTTATAACAACTGCACCCGTAATCCGCAAACCCGCAACCGAAAATTACGAAGTTTTATTTGGTACTTCTGATGGTGAAATTATTATATATGATCTTGAATCATTAATTACACAAAATCCTGTTCGTAAGAATTCTTTGGTTATTGAACCTGGAGCTCAGGTAAAAAAAATTGCCACATTTAATTCAAAAGTATTTGCTACTGCAACTCAGATTACTAACAATACCAAATATGATTTAGTTTATAATGATGGAAACATCATAAAGTTTAATGATGAAGAATTGTTAAATATTTCAGCGACGGTTGATGCTAAAGGAAATGATATATCAATTTTATCTTCTGAGAAACTTGGGCAATACTTTTTTTATGTAACAACATCAGATAAAATTTTATCAGAAATTAGTTCTCCTTCTTTTGAAGCTGCAAAATCATTTGCATTAGCAGATCTAAAGAATGACGGAAATAATTACATTCTCACTACTTCCGGAAATAAAATTTTAGCAATTAATAGTAATGGTGCCGCTGCCGATAATTTTCCATTTGTTTTAAATGATGGAGATGAATTTATTGGTTTACCACTTGCTGCGGATATCGAAGGTGATGAAAAATCTGAAATTATTGCTTTTACTAAAAACGGATTAGTATACACCATTGATGGTGGCACTGGTAAAGTAGTTGATGGTTTTCCGATCTCATTTGGTAGTCAACTTTTAAGTGATGGTGCTCTCTTTTACTCTAACAATAAAATTGGATTAGCCGGTCTTGATCAAAACAAAATATTTAATGGATGGAGTATTTCTTCAATTCCTTCAAGGATTGATTGGGCCGAAGCTTTTGGAAATGGTTTCAATTCATCTAGTCTTGGCATTGCATCTGAGACTCAAAAAATTAATTCTTTTTTCCCAACAAACCGGGCATATAATTATCCAAATCCAGTTTACAACGGACAAACGGCAATCAGATATTTTGTGAATGAAGACTCCAAAATCAATATAAAGATATTTGATCTTGCCGGCGATTTTGTTGCTGAACTTAATGCCAATGCTCAAGGTGGACTTGATAATGAAACGATTTGGAATGTTAGCGATATACAGAGCGGAGTTTATCTTGCCAGAATAGAAGCAAATGGTTCAAGCGGTAAATCTGAATCAGTTGTTATTAAAATAGCTGTTGTTAAATAA
- a CDS encoding PorV/PorQ family protein, whose protein sequence is MKIVLKLMMISMLFGVFGKVSYAQGEAAVPFLLLAPDSRAGGIGESGSGLADNSSAIFWNPAGIAFLSGTEVSITHSNWLPQFNLDLFYDYLTYRQYFEELGGSVTGSITYMNFGEFVRTSADSPDPIGTFRSFDAAITLGYATKLSNDWGLGFNFRLIHSRLSDKGTEEEQGSGVATSVSFDIATMWRPETFVIPLLDEDIGGKFSIGLNLSNLGPKIYYIDKAQADPIPTNFRLGFAYKVIDDEFNSLIYTLDFSKLLVSRDTTSSDEFYKAIFTAWGDEPFSNELRDIVTSMGLEYWYGTPGDFLFALRSGFFYEDPSYGNRKFITFGAGIRYDIYGFDFSYITTSVFKGGENHPLSDTLRFTILIGWGAVPESTRGLPRGI, encoded by the coding sequence ATGAAAATAGTTCTTAAGCTTATGATGATCAGCATGTTGTTTGGGGTCTTTGGCAAAGTTTCGTATGCACAAGGTGAAGCTGCTGTTCCATTCTTACTTTTAGCGCCGGATTCCCGTGCTGGTGGTATTGGTGAATCAGGTTCCGGCTTGGCAGATAACTCGTCTGCAATATTCTGGAATCCTGCAGGAATTGCGTTTCTATCTGGAACTGAAGTTAGTATTACTCATAGTAACTGGCTGCCACAATTTAACCTAGATTTGTTTTACGATTATCTTACCTATAGACAATATTTTGAAGAACTCGGCGGAAGTGTTACAGGCAGTATTACATATATGAACTTCGGTGAATTTGTTAGAACTTCTGCTGATAGCCCTGATCCAATCGGTACATTTAGATCTTTTGATGCAGCCATTACTCTTGGTTATGCAACTAAACTTTCAAATGATTGGGGATTAGGTTTTAATTTTAGATTAATTCATAGCCGTTTGTCTGATAAAGGAACAGAAGAAGAGCAGGGCAGCGGTGTAGCTACATCAGTTAGTTTTGATATTGCAACAATGTGGCGACCTGAAACTTTTGTTATTCCTCTTTTGGATGAAGACATTGGTGGAAAATTTAGTATCGGGCTTAACCTTAGTAACCTTGGACCAAAGATCTACTATATAGATAAAGCACAGGCAGATCCTATTCCTACTAATTTTAGATTAGGTTTTGCTTATAAAGTAATTGATGATGAATTTAACAGCCTTATTTATACTTTAGATTTTAGCAAACTTTTAGTTAGTAGAGATACAACAAGCTCTGACGAGTTCTATAAAGCTATTTTTACTGCTTGGGGTGATGAACCCTTTAGCAATGAGCTAAGGGATATTGTAACATCAATGGGACTTGAATACTGGTATGGAACTCCTGGAGACTTTCTTTTCGCTCTAAGATCTGGTTTCTTTTATGAAGATCCTTCCTATGGAAATAGAAAGTTTATAACTTTTGGCGCCGGTATCCGATATGATATTTATGGTTTTGATTTTAGTTATATAACTACTTCAGTATTTAAAGGCGGTGAAAATCATCCACTTTCTGATACTCTTAGATTTACAATTCTTATCGGTTGGGGAGCTGTTCCTGAATCAACAAGAGGATTACCAAGGGGAATTTAA
- the porU gene encoding type IX secretion system sortase PorU has translation MKSKIFITLFLITTSVLYSQHDVRVISSDFNSVTIEYSPIYTDTSVVSYEGIDFRKADLYFGSLMNPNEWGSPAIQERIINVGVPSEFGNTIEVLSTAYQEVSGQIIPVPYRQKDSVGVSFDFNKNEEYALYESKEDLASFGEFGLVRDVYSQSIQIFPIKFIAAQNKIRLYTKIILKIYFSPNGVISEKPADDFLDGLLINYDVAKYWNNESANRKLNKVTVTNSVLASGKWIRFEAPEEGIYKIAKSDLSLYGIDANTVDPRTIKIYNNGGKVLPENNSLPRPNDLEENAILVIGETDGKFDDADYILFYGRGNSFWDYGLDGKTIGRFYHNYSSKNYFWITSSGANGKRVLDKPGQNATPTISQSTSEAFASWELDKINIGKTGRQFFGDDFSNSNSSRTYTNSLNGRINTVPITYNLRFAVAAPSALTLKLSENGTQILEQNLAGYFGDYVVGRAQVVNATYSGNLVDNRSVLNVSITPSSISTIGYLDYFTIKYEKVLQAFSDYIMFFSNSAGGLIEYNLNGFSSSNIRVFDVTNYSDVKLVTNHTLISGGDCKFQFDESSEQRSKYVAVENSGFKSPSNPTEVTNSNLHGEVVGAKYIIVTHKNFMDAANKLKNYKENRAPITISTYVVDIDQIYNEFSGGVVDPTAVRDYLKYAYDNWQIKPEYVLLFGKGTYDYKNIEGYGDNFVPTWQSEESLILVYGGDSYTTDDFFARVSGTDLNPDLIIGRITCTTSASAEAMVNKIEDYELNQEKGEWRNLITLVSDDGCKSTTCFEGNMHTLPSENLSTFNFPKSFNFNKIYSAAYPDVITGQGRRKPDVNKAIIDAMNSGTLLVNYFGHGSPELWADEHIFEKNVIVPQLKNDKYFFLGAATCDFGYFDIPNYQSAAEAIMFLPNSGAIASFTASRLVFAGSNEALMYRFITKLFNSGRDSLNLAIPIGKAAFESKTTTVNDQKYNIFGDPTLRLKVPQYSAGIDSVNGQNLSIDVQVKALSKTKIDGTILKPDNTPWTDFNGEGILSIYDSERKVLINAINYIVNIPGGLIFNGRVSITNGKFSESFIVPKDISYENKNGKVILYFLNNSADGLGYTNKIIVGGSDSSLSNDGKGPEIEIYFDDVAYNNGYLVNQNPDLIVKLSDETGLNTTGTGVGHKLEGILDQKQNNPIDFTNHFTGDLDAGGKSGSINYKFSSIESGDHELLVKAWDVFNNFSEQNTFFSVVDGNDLVIRDIYNYPNPFSDKTQFTFQQNLAKPIDVKIKIYTIAGRLIKEIEHFNVNDKFVVVEWDGRDADGDQLANGAYLYKVIIKSVDGEFNKSVLGKLAVIK, from the coding sequence ATGAAAAGCAAGATCTTTATAACACTGTTTCTCATCACCACATCTGTTTTATATTCCCAACATGATGTTAGAGTAATTTCTTCAGATTTCAATTCTGTTACAATTGAATATTCTCCCATTTATACGGATACCTCTGTAGTATCCTATGAAGGAATTGATTTTAGAAAAGCCGATCTATACTTTGGATCGTTAATGAATCCTAATGAGTGGGGTTCGCCTGCAATACAGGAACGAATTATTAATGTTGGCGTTCCATCCGAATTTGGCAATACAATAGAAGTGCTTTCCACTGCTTATCAAGAAGTATCAGGTCAGATCATTCCTGTTCCTTATCGCCAAAAAGATAGCGTGGGAGTTTCCTTTGATTTTAATAAAAATGAAGAATACGCTTTATATGAATCTAAAGAAGATTTAGCATCTTTTGGTGAATTTGGTTTAGTACGCGATGTTTATTCTCAATCAATCCAAATATTTCCAATAAAATTTATTGCGGCGCAAAATAAAATAAGATTATACACGAAGATTATTCTTAAAATTTATTTCAGTCCGAACGGAGTTATATCCGAAAAACCTGCAGATGATTTTCTTGATGGATTATTAATTAATTACGATGTTGCAAAATACTGGAATAACGAAAGTGCCAACAGGAAATTAAATAAAGTAACAGTTACAAACAGCGTTCTTGCTTCCGGTAAATGGATAAGATTTGAAGCACCGGAAGAAGGAATTTACAAGATAGCAAAATCAGACTTATCGTTATACGGAATTGATGCGAATACTGTTGATCCGAGAACAATTAAAATTTATAACAACGGAGGAAAAGTTCTTCCTGAAAATAATTCATTGCCAAGACCGAACGATCTTGAAGAGAATGCAATTTTAGTTATTGGAGAAACCGATGGTAAATTTGATGATGCTGATTACATATTATTTTATGGCAGAGGTAATAGTTTTTGGGATTACGGTTTAGATGGCAAAACAATTGGAAGGTTCTATCATAATTATTCATCTAAAAATTATTTTTGGATAACTTCAAGCGGGGCTAATGGCAAAAGAGTTTTAGATAAACCGGGGCAAAATGCAACTCCCACTATTAGTCAATCAACTTCTGAAGCTTTTGCAAGCTGGGAATTGGATAAAATTAACATTGGTAAAACCGGGCGGCAGTTTTTTGGAGATGATTTTTCAAATTCAAATTCATCAAGAACATACACAAATTCTTTAAATGGAAGAATTAATACAGTTCCAATTACCTATAATTTAAGATTTGCTGTAGCCGCACCTTCGGCATTAACCTTAAAATTATCAGAAAATGGAACACAAATCCTTGAGCAAAACCTTGCCGGATATTTTGGTGATTACGTTGTAGGAAGAGCCCAAGTTGTAAACGCAACTTATTCCGGAAACTTGGTAGATAATAGAAGTGTTTTAAATGTGAGTATAACTCCCTCATCAATTTCCACAATCGGCTATCTTGATTATTTTACAATCAAATATGAAAAAGTACTACAAGCTTTTTCAGATTATATTATGTTTTTTTCTAACTCAGCCGGTGGATTGATTGAATACAATTTAAATGGTTTTTCTTCGTCCAATATCAGGGTATTTGATGTCACAAATTATTCTGACGTAAAATTAGTAACTAACCATACGCTAATCAGCGGCGGCGATTGTAAATTTCAATTTGATGAAAGTTCTGAACAACGATCTAAATATGTTGCTGTTGAAAATTCTGGATTTAAATCTCCTTCTAATCCAACCGAAGTTACAAATTCTAATTTACATGGCGAAGTTGTTGGAGCAAAGTACATAATTGTAACTCACAAAAATTTTATGGATGCAGCAAATAAACTTAAAAACTATAAAGAAAACAGGGCTCCAATTACTATTTCAACTTATGTTGTTGATATTGATCAGATATACAATGAATTTTCCGGCGGAGTTGTGGATCCCACAGCAGTTAGAGATTACTTAAAATATGCTTACGATAATTGGCAAATAAAACCTGAATATGTTCTGCTTTTTGGTAAAGGTACTTATGATTATAAGAACATTGAAGGTTACGGAGATAATTTTGTTCCAACCTGGCAGAGCGAAGAATCATTAATATTAGTTTATGGTGGTGACTCATATACAACAGACGATTTTTTTGCTAGGGTCTCAGGTACAGATCTAAATCCCGACTTAATAATTGGTAGAATTACCTGTACTACTAGTGCTAGCGCTGAGGCAATGGTTAATAAAATAGAAGATTATGAATTGAATCAAGAAAAAGGTGAATGGAGAAATCTAATTACCTTGGTTTCTGATGATGGCTGCAAATCAACTACTTGTTTTGAAGGTAACATGCATACATTGCCATCAGAAAATCTTTCTACGTTTAATTTCCCAAAATCATTTAACTTTAATAAGATTTATTCTGCCGCATATCCGGATGTGATAACCGGACAGGGAAGAAGAAAACCGGATGTTAATAAAGCTATTATTGATGCAATGAATAGTGGTACTTTGCTTGTTAATTATTTTGGGCACGGCAGTCCGGAACTATGGGCAGATGAACACATCTTTGAAAAAAATGTTATTGTACCTCAACTTAAAAACGATAAGTATTTTTTCTTGGGAGCTGCAACTTGTGATTTTGGATATTTTGATATTCCAAATTATCAAAGCGCTGCGGAAGCAATAATGTTCTTACCAAATAGTGGTGCAATTGCAAGTTTTACCGCTTCTCGATTAGTATTTGCTGGTTCAAATGAAGCGTTGATGTATAGATTTATTACAAAATTATTTAACTCTGGAAGAGATTCTTTAAACCTCGCTATTCCAATTGGTAAAGCAGCATTTGAATCCAAAACAACGACGGTTAACGATCAGAAATATAATATTTTTGGAGATCCTACATTAAGACTTAAAGTTCCCCAATATTCTGCTGGAATTGATTCGGTTAACGGTCAGAATTTATCAATAGATGTACAAGTTAAAGCTTTAAGCAAAACTAAAATAGATGGAACTATTCTAAAGCCTGATAACACACCATGGACTGATTTTAATGGTGAAGGAATATTATCTATTTATGATTCTGAAAGAAAAGTTCTTATTAATGCTATAAATTATATTGTAAATATTCCTGGCGGATTGATTTTTAATGGTAGAGTTAGTATCACAAATGGTAAATTTTCAGAAAGTTTTATCGTACCAAAGGATATATCTTACGAAAATAAAAACGGTAAAGTGATATTATACTTCCTTAATAATTCTGCTGATGGACTGGGTTATACAAATAAAATTATAGTTGGCGGTAGCGATAGTTCACTATCAAATGATGGTAAAGGTCCGGAAATAGAAATATATTTTGATGATGTTGCATACAACAACGGATATCTTGTTAATCAAAATCCTGATTTAATAGTTAAACTTTCTGATGAAACCGGATTAAACACAACCGGAACAGGCGTTGGCCATAAACTCGAAGGAATATTAGATCAAAAACAGAATAACCCGATAGATTTTACCAATCATTTTACCGGAGATTTAGATGCCGGTGGTAAATCAGGTTCAATCAACTATAAATTTTCTTCAATCGAAAGTGGTGATCACGAACTGCTTGTAAAGGCTTGGGATGTTTTTAATAATTTTTCAGAACAAAACACATTCTTTTCAGTTGTTGATGGCAACGATTTGGTGATTAGAGATATTTATAACTATCCAAATCCTTTTAGTGATAAAACACAGTTTACTTTCCAGCAAAATTTGGCAAAACCAATTGATGTTAAAATTAAAATTTATACAATTGCCGGAAGATTGATTAAAGAGATTGAACATTTTAACGTAAATGACAAGTTTGTAGTTGTTGAGTGGGATGGAAGAGATGCTGATGGAGATCAATTAGCCAATGGTGCTTATCTTTACAAAGTTATTATAAAATCAGTTGATGGTGAGTTTAACAAGAGTGTCCTTGGCAAACTTGCAGTGATTAAATAA
- a CDS encoding redoxin domain-containing protein, whose amino-acid sequence MRVGDSVENFQLRDQLGNGFDLFQNLDNDVLLVFYPKDNTPVCTTQLVDYSLNKTEFETYGIKIIGVNIDGIDSHENFCRNNKIDFPVLSDIEKKVSKQFNSLNLFGQNKRKLVLIGKNKKVKFEKTTLSVFFVDTKQLLSELRKMQLI is encoded by the coding sequence ATGAGAGTTGGGGATTCTGTAGAAAATTTTCAATTGAGAGATCAGCTTGGAAATGGATTTGATTTATTCCAAAATCTTGATAATGATGTGTTATTAGTATTCTATCCAAAAGATAACACTCCGGTTTGCACAACACAATTGGTTGATTATTCCTTAAACAAAACAGAATTTGAAACGTATGGGATAAAAATTATTGGTGTAAATATCGATGGAATAGATTCTCACGAGAATTTTTGTAGAAATAATAAAATTGATTTTCCAGTTTTGAGTGATATTGAAAAAAAGGTAAGTAAACAGTTCAACTCATTAAATCTATTTGGCCAGAACAAAAGAAAATTGGTTTTAATCGGAAAAAACAAAAAAGTTAAGTTTGAAAAGACAACATTGTCTGTGTTTTTTGTTGATACTAAGCAACTACTTTCTGAATTGAGAAAAATGCAACTAATATAA
- a CDS encoding HDIG domain-containing protein, translating into MIDINRDRKFCLDILKEYTKNESLLKHAYAVETCVKAFAQKFNEDVEYWSNVALLHDFDYEKYPTAEEHPFKGAQILKEKGFDEEFVKAILSHADYSNEPRDTLLKKVLFACDELAGFITAVTYVRPSKSIDEVEVNSVKKKMKDKAFAKTVSRDDIIKGAEELQIPLDEHIQFCINAMKKNKESLGL; encoded by the coding sequence ATGATTGACATAAATAGAGACCGTAAATTTTGTCTTGATATCTTAAAAGAATACACAAAAAACGAAAGCTTACTTAAACATGCTTATGCAGTTGAAACTTGTGTAAAGGCTTTTGCACAAAAATTTAATGAAGATGTTGAGTATTGGAGTAACGTAGCTTTGCTTCACGATTTTGATTATGAAAAATATCCCACTGCTGAAGAACATCCGTTTAAAGGTGCACAGATTTTAAAAGAAAAAGGATTTGATGAAGAGTTTGTTAAAGCTATACTTTCTCACGCAGATTATAGCAACGAACCGAGAGATACACTTCTGAAAAAAGTTTTATTTGCCTGCGATGAATTAGCAGGATTTATTACTGCCGTAACTTATGTTCGTCCATCAAAATCTATTGATGAAGTTGAAGTAAATTCTGTAAAAAAGAAAATGAAAGACAAAGCATTTGCAAAAACAGTTAGCAGAGATGATATTATAAAAGGGGCTGAAGAATTGCAGATTCCACTCGATGAACATATTCAGTTCTGTATTAATGCAATGAAAAAAAATAAAGAATCGCTCGGATTATGA
- the nth gene encoding endonuclease III — MPKKISKEIAVKIFDILKKQYPKVKPALIYSNSFELLISTILSAQCTDERVNIVTKPLFNKYKKPQDFVDLTNEELEKEIFSTGFYKQKAKSIKACCKELLENHKGKVPPDFDELVKLSGVGRKTASVIAGNAFGIPAIAVDTHVKRLSNLLGFIDSQNPDKIEIRLKELLPESYWIKSSHWLATHGRKICIANRPKCSECVIGDLCPSFNYHLTKSKK; from the coding sequence ATGCCTAAAAAGATCAGCAAAGAAATTGCAGTTAAGATTTTTGATATTTTAAAAAAACAATATCCAAAAGTTAAACCTGCACTTATTTATTCGAATTCATTTGAACTTTTAATCTCAACAATTCTTTCTGCACAATGTACAGACGAACGAGTAAACATTGTTACAAAACCTCTTTTTAATAAATATAAAAAGCCGCAGGATTTTGTTGATCTTACGAATGAAGAATTAGAAAAAGAAATTTTTTCAACAGGTTTTTATAAACAGAAAGCAAAAAGCATTAAAGCTTGTTGTAAAGAATTATTAGAAAATCATAAAGGAAAAGTTCCTCCTGATTTTGATGAGCTGGTAAAACTTTCGGGAGTTGGTAGAAAAACCGCTTCAGTTATTGCTGGCAACGCATTTGGAATTCCCGCAATCGCTGTTGATACTCACGTAAAAAGATTATCCAACCTGCTGGGATTTATTGATTCTCAAAATCCAGATAAGATAGAAATTAGATTAAAAGAATTATTACCAGAATCTTATTGGATAAAATCATCTCATTGGCTAGCAACTCATGGTAGAAAAATTTGTATTGCGAATAGACCCAAATGCAGCGAATGTGTGATTGGAGATTTATGCCCGAGTTTTAATTATCATCTAACAAAAAGTAAAAAATGA
- a CDS encoding (2Fe-2S) ferredoxin domain-containing protein has translation MKRFNRHIFVCENKRPDGHPRGCCAEKGSMVIREKFKSRLKELGLNAHIRANSAGCLDACEFGTSIVIYPEQVWYGGITLNDVEEIIQSHIINNKPVDRLKISHPRYNKDA, from the coding sequence ATGAAGAGATTTAATAGACATATTTTCGTTTGTGAAAACAAAAGGCCCGATGGTCATCCGCGTGGTTGCTGTGCTGAAAAGGGAAGTATGGTAATAAGGGAAAAGTTCAAATCTCGATTAAAAGAACTTGGATTAAATGCTCATATTAGAGCTAATTCTGCAGGTTGTTTAGATGCGTGTGAATTTGGGACATCTATTGTGATTTACCCTGAGCAAGTTTGGTATGGTGGAATAACTTTAAACGATGTCGAAGAGATTATTCAATCCCACATAATAAATAATAAACCTGTTGATCGACTAAAAATCTCACATCCAAGATATAACAAAGATGCCTAA
- a CDS encoding GIY-YIG nuclease family protein: MFFVYILKSEKDKTYYYGSTSNLDDRLKTHNAGKVRYTKGHHPYKLHYFEKFQTRSEAMLREKFFKSIDGYNWLKSNRII; encoded by the coding sequence ATGTTCTTTGTATACATTTTGAAAAGTGAAAAAGATAAAACTTATTATTATGGCTCAACCAGTAATCTGGATGATAGACTCAAAACTCACAATGCCGGAAAAGTGAGATATACCAAAGGTCATCATCCTTATAAACTTCATTACTTTGAAAAATTTCAAACAAGAAGTGAAGCGATGTTACGAGAAAAGTTTTTCAAATCCATTGATGGCTATAATTGGTTAAAAAGTAATCGTATTATTTAG